Proteins found in one Thermoproteota archaeon genomic segment:
- a CDS encoding QueT transporter family protein codes for MRNLSSDVAMLAVIAAAYAVLTLVLAPISFYAVQVRVADALLALSVLMGPPAILGTTLGCFIANMLGPFGIVDALGGSAANLIATAIAWKLRDRPLLALGQMPVTVSLIVSAYLYQLFNQPFLITFVYILIGSMIAIDVIGFALLKAVERVYRGQVS; via the coding sequence ATGAGGAACCTGAGTAGCGATGTCGCCATGCTCGCGGTGATAGCGGCTGCATACGCTGTGCTGACCCTCGTGCTAGCTCCGATCTCTTTCTATGCAGTCCAAGTGAGGGTAGCAGATGCTTTGCTGGCGCTTTCGGTGCTGATGGGCCCTCCAGCAATACTGGGAACGACTTTGGGCTGCTTCATAGCGAACATGCTCGGGCCCTTCGGGATAGTGGATGCCCTAGGAGGTTCAGCTGCTAATCTCATCGCTACAGCTATAGCTTGGAAGCTGAGGGACAGACCCCTACTCGCTCTAGGTCAGATGCCCGTCACCGTTTCCCTGATAGTCTCAGCCTACTTATACCAGCTGTTTAACCAGCCCTTCCTCATAACCTTTGTCTACATACTGATAGGGTCTATGATAGCCATCGATGTGATCGGATTCGCTCTGTTGAAGGCGGTGGAGAGAGTCTACCGCGGTCAAGTGTCCTGA